The genomic segment TGGCTTTGAGCATCTCTACTGGTATGTGGTTTCTTCTTAAATGACACTCTATTAACCATGTCCCATTCTGCTTCATAACTGTCCTGGTGTTCCAATCCTTCATAAGCTCGTTCTTTTGGAGCCTGAGTCCATTCTACAACTGAACTGAAGTTCTTTCCAGTACATAGAATACTAGAAGAATGTAATGCATCATCCAATGGTCTTCAGTTCATAATTACTTCAGCATCCTTTTCTAAAACATGCAATATTTCTGAAATTAAACTATCTTGCTCATTTGCCTTTCCATAAGATGAGTGGATATATACTCCTTCTTATCCATATATAACCTCCTGGTCACAAAGCCcactgctgccatgttccccacttGTGCCTTTGcctgtattttttatttgcctACTCTTTTAATGTATTTACCTGTTCatatgtattttcctgtattaatTTTGGTTGACTAATTGGTTGTTATGTTGCTTgggttgattgattggttggttggttatttggtttggtttggttttgtagaTTAGCATAAGTTACAGACATTTTGGCAGAAGGAATCTCAATTCACAAAATACCTTAATAAGATTGGACTGTAGGCAAGTcaatggggcattttcttgattaatgaatgGTGTGAGAAGGCCAAGTCCATTGTAAATTTTGCTATCCCTGGGCCAATGGTCCTGGGATGtataaaaaacagagaaaactggAAGAAAGCTAGAcacctcctgccttcaggttcctagCTGCAGTTTCTGCCCTGGACTTCCCTTGGGGACTAAGTATTACACAAGAGTTAAAAGGCTACAAggtaaaatatttctcatttgtcCAAAAATAGATGACCATTTAATTAATGtcatgttaatattaatatcatGATATACAAGAACCCAACGTTTAAAATTCCCATGGTCTTAACTTGCTCTCCAAGTtaattttggtcatggtgtttttttcatagcaatagaagccctaattAAGACAAAGACTTATCATCTACATCTCTGTAGTAATCAAATAGCCTTTAATGTTTTGAGAATCTCTTGAACAAACCTGGTCAACAATTTAAAGTAGGAATTCTCATGCCTGAATTTGGGGTTTTACTAGAGAAAGTCTATGGCTCCTGAGGGGAGCAttagaaaatgttatttaaattatatgtgcatgtataaacaaattgaaaatcataatttaaaatatgcacaCAAGGCACAAGCcgatacacacacacgtgtgtgtgtatatatatatgtatatatatatatatatatatatacacacatatggttTCTAGTAAGTTTTCAAACATCTTCACtgctgttatatatatatatatatatatatatatatatacacacacacacacacacatatggtttCTAGTAAGTTTTCAAACATCTTCactgctgttttctttttatttttcttctatattttcttctcccttcctattTAGAGTCCATCTCTtcatttttcctgtttccctATTCAAATCTTTGGTAGTATACTGTTCCCCTCCCTACTATTCTTCTCCCTTCATGAGCCCCTTTGGCTCTGTTGGTTTCTTTAATTACTCCAGGTTATATTCTTATATCTGAAGACTTTGAACTAGAAACCACAGATGAGGGTGAATATACGACTCTTGTCTTTTGGTTCTAGGTTTCCTCAGTCTACATAatcttttcaagttccatccatttgcctacaaaattcacagtgttattttttctttacagctgaatagtatcAAATAGtatatacataccatattttTTATACGTTTATGATCTGAAGAGCATTTAAGTTGTTTTGACATCCTGGATATAGTGAATAGAATTGTAATGAACAATTCTGAGTATTTGTGGAGGAAGATGTTGAGTCCTTTGGAAATACGCCAAGAAGTAGTATAGTTACATcatatgtcatttatttttatttttgttgaaggCTTACCTGTTGGGGGTTAGTCTCATGGTactatatattcaaatgctaaacaTTGGCCACCAAGATGTGGTTGCTGTCCCAACAAGATGATTCTTACATATAACAAATGATGCTGTATAAACTTTACTTGCCTTTCTTCTCTGcctgattaaataaaaatgactatagCCAGTCACTGGGGAGAATAGATGTAGGTGATATTTCAGTTATTAGGCTGAGAGTCTTATGTAGGGACaatgaggagagaggaagaagaaaagaaagcaaaggaaatcTGAAGACAACAGGTTTCCATTAAATGTAATGGACCAGGAACGTGTGGTGGAGTGAAATAAGGACAGCATAAGGACAGGCTGATGGGGGAAAAAAGCAACCCAGGTGTGACCAAAAGAGAAAGTCCTTGGGGTACCCAATTAAGAAATAGAGTCTACTTGGAAAAATAGATTAAGGCTAATCACCCAGTAATTGTGCTAAAGCTGATTGAATCTACTATGACTCAGTTTCAAGTCATAGTATTGGAGAGCCTGATGGATCATATTAAGAACTAATAAAGTTAAGAAATACCATTTACAAAACAAATTTTTGAGTGTATTGAACAGATTGCAATTGCAGCAACAGTGAATAAGGGTTTCCTTGTCCCATATCCTCTCCAAAGTGTATTATCAGTTGTTttcttgtcctctgacttttgactgggatacagtaaaatatcaaatttttTTGAGGTGCATTTTCCTATTTTCTACAGATGATAAATATTTTGAGCTATTTCTTACccacttttatttcttgtttgagACCACTATACTTAGATCTATAACCCATGTTTAATGCATTATTtttctgaaactccagctccagtgaaacttataccctcttctggcctccagggcaaCAGGCACAAAAGTGGTTAACAGATGTTtattcaggtaaaaaaaaaacattacacatacagcaaaatattttctaaatgagttgaagccaggcagtggttgtcCACacgttcaatcccagcacttcaaggcagaggaaggcagatctctaagttgaGAACAGCCTGGTATAAAAAGCAGATTCCAGGagagtcagggctatacagacaaaccttgttttaaaaaaaaacaaagatctgATATTGTGCACTTCTGAAACAGAGTTCAGAGACCCCTGAggtggaactgaccttaatgtcCTTTCCCAAAAGACTAGATTGTGTGTTACCAGAGGAGTCATGAAAACTTCCAGAGAGCAACCAACAGTCTCACACAGctatgacacctatgaaccacaacaatgaacAAGATGACATAGTAACTCTAAGAGCAAAATAGTGACAAGCATACATTGGAAGTAACCAACAGATGTCTAGTTGAACTTAAAACCCACTCAGCAAGAAATAAACCACACCAGGCACTGAAAAACTAGCTAACTACTAAGTGCTCATGAACGCATAGTAATTCAAGGAAACCATCAATTTAGAAAAGCAGCATAAGCCCTAAAATAATCTAAACATCTATCCATATACAGTCAATTCTACTCTTCacctgttggggtccacactagccccacattggggcagccaaaaaacatcgcagcccaggcaaaatgttgaggcccgggccgacccacgtttgggcggccactgtatcccagcccaagctgccgctcaggtctgcgggtctcGGTTGAgaaagagcgagggtgagggcatacttgaagaatggagaccagacagggtgtgattcaatcccgtttattcttcagtctctcttcctctaagtgtttccttctctgtctcctctgtctgctgtgtctgattctgtctggagccaagtgtcttctacctaatgtctgatgtgtctgattctctgatctcagtctgattctgatctgttctgtctctgccttttatatgtctcacttctaagccacgccttttggtcacgcctttaatcatgcccttaggtcttgtctctaactctgatctctatacttctaagtcatactcttaagttacacacctttaatctcacacacctttaatctcacacacctttaatttcaaggtatctaaaccaagattatcggactgtgctcagctgttgtaggctattgtaatccaagtctcatgtcagggtatatggctcaagatggctgcaaagctgatagccgctttctgctaaaagtcggcccccaacattcaCCCctcaagaaaacgtctctttgcaacagatggagatcattaaaaaaaaaaaaaaaaaaaaaaaaaaacaaccaatcaaaatgcagagttgtagaaACTAGGTTCAACAGATGCACCTACAGTCTCTAGtctaaggctcagagatcattgcagaagaaAAGGTGGAAAAATAAGAACCAGAGAAACAGGGAGGTTCCTGAGAGACTTTTTCTCCTATTAATATTAGAGGCTATAGCCATAAATTCTCACCAGATTGACTACCTAAACATAAGCtcaataatgacaataatagacATGTCAGGAAATAATAGACATGTGGACAGGGAAAAACCCATAAGAACTCAATTCTACAAAAAACTAAAGGCAACTAAGTAATGATCAGAACAAAAGAAATTGTCTtccccagaaaagaacacacaaaataGTTATCTAATACCCAAATGATCATCCCTGAAAAATACATAAACGAAATATTATATAGACAGAGAAGGTTCTATATAGgattatatatattatggaaGAACAATTAAAAGGAGGGCACAAATTCTAACGGGAGCAAATCATGTATGTGAGACAGTTTGAAAGAAGAATAGGAAAGTTAGAACTATTGAAATTATACAGTAAACAAATGTTTAagtaacagtaaataaataaaatgagttaaaatatatttaaaattttagtggTGTAAACAAATTAGTGAATTTCCACCAGTTTAtctttatataatgtattatcattttaaattattatgttatttattattgatAATTGCTCAAAATATTGGATgtgatataattaaaaaaattcccAATTAAAATAGAGCTTTCTATTTTGTTGCTATTACTAAAATAAATTGATCAATTTTAATAGAAAACTTTTTCCTTTGCATTAGTTGGGAAAATTGCTATAGCAGTTGACACACATAATTCCacaatatgttttataaatatattaacaaatatttcATCATCTGAGATAATGTATTATTGTTGCTTTACTACTGCATACCAAGACTTTACCGTGGTCATCTGaatacagatataaatatatacctGGGTGCAATTATGCATACTCTGAAGTAAATGTGTGAAAGAAGCTAAGAAAGTGAGTTTACAGAACATAAAAATGTGGCATTTTCTATTCAGTTTTATTCAAAATTTTGCTTTGAACTATGTTTTTTACAGCCATGAGGACATCTTTATTTCGAAAGCTGTAGATAATGGGGTTGAGTGTGGGTGTCAGGATGGTGTAGAATATTGCCAGAAACTTATCCTGACCTGGAGTGTGGTATGACCGGGGTCTCATATAAGTGAAAATGAATGGCCCATAGTACATTACAACAACAACCATGTGGAATAAACAGGTGGATAAGGACTTTTGCCGGGCCCCTGATGATTGCATTTGGAAGACAGTGAGAAGAATTTGCACATAAGATATAGAGATCATGGAAAATGGGATCAGCAGAAAAATAATGCCACTCACATAAACTCCTCGCTCATAGTGTGTTGTGTCTATACATGACAACTTCAACATGGCAGGGACTTCACAGAAAAAGTGATCAATGGCCCTTGAGTGACAGAAGGGAAAATGGAGTACAAAAGCTGTGTGTACTATGGAATTGAGGATCCCCACCAGCCAGGAGCCTGAAGCCAGGAGCCCACTGGAGTTATCCCTCATCAGCATAGGGTAGCGAAGTGGGTGACATATGGCCACATATCGATCATAGGACATGGCTGCCAGGAGAAGGCACTCACCACCTAGCAAGGTGAGGGACAGAAATATCTGGAAACCACAGCCTACAAAGGAAATAGTTTTGCTGCCTGAGAGGAAGTCAGCAATCATTTTAGGAACAATATTGGAAATGTGCAAGATATCCATGAAGGAGAGATGACTGAGCAGGAAATACATTGGGGTATGGAGTCGAGAATCCCTGTGGATTAGGAGGATCATGAGGGTATTTTCTgttatagtcataataaaaatgaaaaatacaaatgagaaaaacactAAGCTTGtcttggaagaagaaaacagtcCCAAGAGGATGAAGTCACTGTTGAGAGTGTAGTTCTTATGTTCCATCATATCTCTTCCTTTTTTACCTACAAAGAGATTGTTATTTAATTATGAGAATGTTAAATtgtgtacttacttataagttcACATAATAAAATGGGTTTATATGTAATTTGAACTCACCATCAAGTGCCTCATAGAGGGTTTTAGAGTGGATGGTGTTATacaatacatacatttttttgttCTAACAAAATTTAGTATTTAGTTTGGAATAGACTGTTGTATATTTCAGGTTTTGTAACTGCACTTACTTGCATATGCTTTACTTAAGTCTACTCATTTCTTGAATAAACCTTTCACAACTGCACATCCTGTGTAATCTCCACTCAAGTTTCCTTTGGGTGGAACTCTTCCTAGAGCCTGGGTATTGTAATACCACTCATTAATTAACAGTATGCTCCAGTTGAAACCCagactttccttctctttcagaaTCTGATACACTTTTAAATCTTGGATAAAGAACAATGGGTTCCAGATatgaaaagaagtaagaaagaaTAACAGCATAAATTGTGTGGGTCATTTGTGTTGAGTTTAACACAATGAAGGGAGCTGACCAAGATTAATTTTAGAAACTTTCAGTACTTCTTTTGAATGACTCTGTGATTaaacatcagtgggaggagacatGTGGGCAGGAGGTTGGGGGTGTatatgagacagacagacaaacaaacagagaaagacaaaaacaacaaaggagagagaaattctacatatatctaaaatatttctttttttctgaaaagttaTTTACAGTCCTTAACTTACATAGTTCATTATTAACACTGCTAGCCTGTACAAGTGACTTAGCTGATATATACCTGAGAAGTCACAAACAGAactcattgctcttaaccacttggTGAGTCAGGCTGTTCATTTCTCATCACTGAGTAATGTTCCATTAAATTCAATTTGAAGGTTCTTTCAAGTTTTAAGCACAGCTATAGATTAACTTCTTATAAACTATATAAGCTTTATAGTATTTCTTATCAATTCCCttcattttatctatttactAATGCGtatatgtatggatgtatatgtacacacatgaaggGGTCAGCAGATCAGATCCTTAAAGTCATTTATCTTTTTTCATGCTTCAAAACTTATTTTTGGCATTGtagtataattacatcacttccccctctgttttcttccttttaattccttgctctttttcaaatccatggcctcatTTTTTATTAACTGTAGTTGCATGTGGGATCTGGCACTTAATAAGTACAATGTGCTCaaacttttatgtttttcttcagtgtgaccatttggtattgagtAACCAACCAGTGTGTTCCTTCCcaaggaagactatttctctcattctcagcactttttgcttgcctatatctcTTTATGTAGGGCTGAGGCTTCCTGGGCTTTTCCCTATACACAGTAGCATAGTATTGCCATTGTATCCTTCCAGGTTTACTTGTATTTCTAGGATCAAGCTAAGGTCACTAAGTTTAAgtgacaaatgcctttacctggtAGTCCATCTAACTGTTCATTTAGTAATTATCACAGTTATTAGAATATACCATATATACAATAACTTAAAAATACTTagattataatttcattttactaCCTTATCTCTATTCTCCAGaaaaaaagcttacaaactcTTAATTTTTAGATTGTAGTCATTGTTCAGTAAATGTAGATGTTACTATACATTCATTTCTGAGAAGAACACTTACTGACAAAATGTTTGATTTAGAAATAGTGGAGAATATTACATGTAATTGCATACTTACATGAGAGCagcaattttattatttgaacCTATTAATGACCCACTGATAAACTCAATCATAAAATCTTCAAGCCTCTAACTTCACTTGGTGGTAAGAATCTGCATGTGAACAACAACATAGTCTAGTGTTAGTGCTTACTGATCGTGCACATGAACCTGGGTTTCACTCCCAGTGCTGTTGGTTCCTACACATTCACCCACTAGAATTTAAACATTCAGTAAACACCGAAGTATTCTTACTTTTACTAGATAATACATCAGGTGAGTGAAAGAAATGCAATAATTTCTTGAATATGAATTGAAGTGCTGTTTATCCTAAAATATGTTTTAGGATAGCCATATAAACTATATCTCAGTATCTTAAAACAAgataagaaaatttaaagcaaataaaatattctaaaatatagtTTCTGTCTCATGTAAACAAAACACAGACCCAATATAAAACTATGTGAGAATTTGTATTAAATTTTCTCTGAAATTCAATCAAGATGATATCAGTACTTGCTAGAGTTGTTTTTAAGATTAAATGAAACTTATTAAATACATGCTAGAGGGGGGAAAACAGAGCCTAGAATAGCAAGAAACAATGGCCAAGACTAGAATCATAACATTAATTGTCCTCTATAGTTTCTATGTTCTAACTATTgttatttctgtatttgttaaTAGTCTATGGTAGTTTAGACAGGAGAGGGAtataaagaggaggaaaagatagAGAATGAGGAAAGCCTTGGAGACTAGGGATGAAGATCCCAAGATGAAATCCAGCCAAGTTACATTAACACTCCCTGTAAAGTTAAGTTTGTTTGTGGGCTCCCTAGAACAGAAAGAATTTAACATAGTTTGTGTAAATGTCTAGGCAGCTTCTCAGTAAGAAATATACTTGAAATAtgcttggaaaaacaaaataacactgCTGAGTTGTCAAGCAAGCTGATCACAAATTCATTTTTCACCAATGGTTGTttgttcacttgtttgtttgtttgcttgcttgcttgagatTGCTTGTTGCTTggtctgtggtgtgtgtttgtgtttctgtgtgtgtgtgtgtgtgtgtgtgtgtgtgtgtgtgtgtccttttaaCATTCTAGCTACATGCAATCATTGTAGAGTTGTCATGTATCTACATGTTTTAATGACAGCCAGATATAGTAAAATCATACATTTCACAATGTCATCAAATTCATAATGCAGGATGCTGAACTGTTACAATAAATCCCCTCTAATAGCCTTTCCTCAACAAAGCCATGAATGGAATAGGCATTTATGATTCTAGAACTCACAGATTCTGAATGGTTTCATTTGTGCAATAGAAAAAGTTCTAAATCTCCTTACTTTTCTCCTATACACAAATTATACATATACTCAAATCATATCTCTACAAGTTTTGCCTCTGTAAACAATGTTCATATAGTATGTCCTTTCAAATTCTATGAAGTATGTATAAACATGGTAATTCTAAATGTGTATTACTCATCCTCAACTATGAATTGAACATTTACATCGATTCAGCATCGAGTGTGTAATCCAGTGCTACTTATTTTCCTGAACCCTGTAGAAAGTGACTAGCTTATGTTCTCCAGTTATAGTTCATTGGGTTGAAACTAACAAAGCATACCTTTACTACTTCCATTATATATATTTCAGCATACGTTTATGAACATACTCTAAGGAAAGAATTCCCAGAGCATAAAGCTATGACTCTAGTTCCTTGTCAAATGAATATATTCTCAAGCACAAGACCTGCTTCAGGTTGCCAACTTAAGCAcctctttactttaaaaaaaattataaaaaccttattttatattcattactTGTCTGTCTTACTTTAGACAGAACCAATTTCTGTTGTATTACTTACCTGTTACAGCTGAATTACAATACCTATAAAAAATTTCCCATACAGTAACAgtagctgaaaaaaaaagaagaaactgatcAGCAAGTCTAGAAAATGACTGTGGATTGTCTggttcctaacacacacacacacacacacacacacacacacacaaaacctacaGGTGGCAGTGAGTAAGGCTTTCTTGTTATTTCAAGATGAGAAAAGTGCAAAACATTGATCCTGTACTTGGCAAAATTTAGCAACTGTAATACAAAATCATGCTAGAGTGAGCAAAGTTGAAGAAATAGGTTTTGctgataaatacatatatatctcaCACGTGGAAATACATTACACAAGTCATGTGACAAATAGCCTGGTAAGAATAAAAATCTTAATGAGATCTGTGCTTAAATAATAGATTATGTCAGTATTAGATATGGAGTATCTGCATTATTAGGAGAAGCCCAGGTCATACCTTCTGAAGCACTACAGTACTACAGTATTCTCTTGAAGAGATGACTTCACTGAGATATATATGCTGTGTTTCTTACCCCTAAAACTTACTATTGCAATACCCTTCAATGAAACCCATGTTTGACTAATTTTTGAACAATCAAAAGACTAAAATCTATAACTTTACAGCACATTATAATGATACTGCTTTAAAACAATAGTGAAATGTCATGGTtttaaggcagaaagattgtcaAGATATAGGTCTGACTGTCaccactttaaattttaaatggtaAACCTCCTGAAGGAACATTGGCAAATGTGATCACACAGTTTGTGAACAATCTCATGTCCTCTACAGGTCAGATAGGAAGTAAAGAgtgtagtcaaag from the Arvicanthis niloticus isolate mArvNil1 chromosome 12, mArvNil1.pat.X, whole genome shotgun sequence genome contains:
- the LOC117717986 gene encoding olfactory receptor 2AJ1-like isoform X2; this translates as MMEHKNYTLNSDFILLGLFSSSKTSLVFFSFVFFIFIMTITENTLMILLIHRDSRLHTPMYFLLSHLSFMDILHISNIVPKMIADFLSGSKTISFVGCGFQIFLSLTLLGGECLLLAAMSYDRYVAICHPLRYPMLMRDNSSGLLASGSWLVGILNSIVHTAFVLHFPFCHSRAIDHFFCEVPAMLKLSCIDTTHYERGVYVSGIIFLLIPFSMISISYVQILLTVFQMQSSGARQKSLSTCLFHMVVVVMYYGPFIFTYMRPRSYHTPGQDKFLAIFYTILTPTLNPIIYSFRNKDVLMAVKNIVQSKILNKTE
- the LOC117717986 gene encoding olfactory receptor 2AJ1-like isoform X1, producing the protein MRLHATVTVWEIFYRYCNSAVTGKKGRDMMEHKNYTLNSDFILLGLFSSSKTSLVFFSFVFFIFIMTITENTLMILLIHRDSRLHTPMYFLLSHLSFMDILHISNIVPKMIADFLSGSKTISFVGCGFQIFLSLTLLGGECLLLAAMSYDRYVAICHPLRYPMLMRDNSSGLLASGSWLVGILNSIVHTAFVLHFPFCHSRAIDHFFCEVPAMLKLSCIDTTHYERGVYVSGIIFLLIPFSMISISYVQILLTVFQMQSSGARQKSLSTCLFHMVVVVMYYGPFIFTYMRPRSYHTPGQDKFLAIFYTILTPTLNPIIYSFRNKDVLMAVKNIVQSKILNKTE